The Shewanella japonica genome has a window encoding:
- a CDS encoding phospholipase D family protein, which translates to MLKNKYILLLCYVFAFIVSGCASKVDFAPLEKQYKFNPPTDTSLANYINSQKKPNLTGIKALSDGIDAFIARLAMIDSAQKSIDLQYYIYRNDETGKILTLFLYNAAERGVRVRILLDDLTTANHDDGLLAVANHPNISIRLFNPSYERQYRGLAFLSDFGRMNHRMHNKSLTIDNLVTIAGGRNIGGEYFSANENVEFGDLDVLAVGEAVDEVSNQFDTYWNSEQVQSIQQLADANELNSDLEMLKVKAAEFEATLTQGEYVKRLENSSLIERLKNKTLDWYWGKAHVVFDPPNKLEQGREDGILLDDLAFFFNQTQHKLLIVSPYFVPGDEATNGLISAVKEGKQITIVTNSLAATDVLAVHAGYQQYRQKLVEGGVKIYEVRGDATEKKSSWKGSSKTSLHAKTFVIDEEIIFVGSFNFDPRSALINTEMGLVIENAQFAQDILNGIAITADEKAYELSIDEGDLVWLDNLNDKVIYAEPGAGFWRKFMADFLSLLPIESQL; encoded by the coding sequence ATGCTTAAAAATAAATACATATTACTGCTTTGCTATGTGTTTGCTTTTATTGTGTCCGGCTGTGCCTCCAAGGTCGATTTTGCCCCACTTGAAAAGCAGTATAAGTTTAACCCGCCTACCGATACATCCCTCGCTAACTATATAAACTCTCAGAAAAAGCCAAACTTAACAGGCATAAAAGCTTTATCAGATGGTATTGATGCCTTTATCGCAAGGCTGGCGATGATAGATAGCGCGCAAAAGAGTATTGATCTGCAATATTACATTTATCGAAATGATGAAACAGGGAAAATACTTACCTTGTTTTTATATAATGCAGCTGAGCGTGGAGTTCGAGTTCGTATCCTTCTTGATGATCTGACGACTGCTAACCATGACGATGGGTTATTGGCTGTTGCAAATCACCCTAATATTTCTATTAGGTTATTTAATCCCTCATACGAACGTCAGTATCGTGGTTTAGCATTCTTAAGTGATTTTGGCCGCATGAACCATCGGATGCATAACAAATCATTGACCATTGATAACCTCGTAACCATTGCTGGTGGTCGAAATATTGGTGGTGAGTACTTTTCCGCCAATGAGAATGTTGAGTTTGGTGACTTAGATGTGCTGGCTGTAGGCGAAGCTGTTGATGAAGTCTCAAATCAGTTCGATACCTATTGGAATTCTGAACAGGTGCAAAGTATTCAGCAGCTTGCTGATGCAAATGAGCTTAATTCTGATCTTGAGATGCTAAAGGTAAAGGCTGCTGAGTTTGAAGCCACATTAACCCAAGGTGAGTACGTCAAACGCCTTGAAAACAGTAGCTTGATTGAGAGGCTTAAAAATAAAACGCTTGATTGGTATTGGGGAAAAGCACATGTGGTGTTCGATCCGCCAAATAAGCTTGAACAAGGCCGTGAAGATGGCATTTTACTTGATGATTTAGCTTTCTTTTTTAATCAAACTCAGCATAAGTTGTTAATAGTATCGCCTTACTTTGTTCCTGGTGATGAAGCCACAAATGGACTAATTAGTGCGGTCAAAGAAGGTAAACAAATTACCATTGTCACCAATAGCCTTGCAGCGACCGATGTCCTTGCTGTTCATGCTGGTTATCAACAATATCGTCAAAAATTAGTAGAAGGTGGCGTTAAAATTTATGAAGTTCGAGGCGATGCAACTGAGAAAAAATCGAGCTGGAAAGGGAGTAGTAAAACCAGTTTACATGCTAAAACCTTTGTCATAGATGAAGAGATAATTTTTGTCGGTTCGTTTAATTTCGACCCTCGTTCGGCCTTAATTAATACAGAAATGGGCTTAGTTATCGAGAACGCGCAATTCGCTCAAGATATATTAAATGGGATAGCCATTACTGCAGATGAAAAAGCTTACGAACTCAGTATTGACGAAGGTGACTTAGTCTGGCTTGATAACCTCAATGATAAAGTGATTTATGCTGAGCCTGGTGCGGGTTTTTGGCGTAAATTTATGGCAGATTTTTTATCATTGTTGCCAATAGAGTCACAACTTTAA
- a CDS encoding dual specificity protein phosphatase family protein: protein MKQLFWLVDGVIAGRSGPNKDEWDLAELKAAGVGAVLSVNNGDNVDTDEIEKQGLRYLCTPFSRNIPPQEGDVAICVSQARKALAFIRQCEADNVAVMIHCRSGKDRTGIMMAYYLMDNGAAPVHAVSQVRSVRDIAFSAEGWDQLVFDVLYALQD from the coding sequence ATGAAGCAGTTATTTTGGTTAGTTGACGGCGTGATTGCCGGTCGTAGTGGCCCTAATAAGGATGAATGGGATTTAGCAGAATTAAAAGCCGCCGGAGTGGGCGCAGTTTTATCGGTCAATAACGGGGATAATGTTGATACTGATGAGATTGAGAAACAAGGTTTACGCTATTTGTGTACTCCTTTTTCACGCAATATTCCTCCACAAGAGGGAGATGTGGCGATTTGTGTTAGCCAAGCGAGAAAAGCGCTAGCGTTTATCAGGCAATGTGAAGCTGACAATGTCGCCGTGATGATCCATTGTCGCTCAGGTAAAGACAGAACTGGGATAATGATGGCATATTATTTAATGGATAATGGCGCAGCGCCAGTTCATGCCGTCAGCCAAGTTCGCAGTGTTCGTGATATTGCATTTAGCGCTGAAGGCTGGGACCAACTGGTGTTTGATGTGCTATACGCGCTGCAAGATTAA
- a CDS encoding DEAD/DEAH box helicase: MTSANHSPEASHNSAANFAELGLIAPITNRLKEMEYKTPTPIQAQAIPSVIAGKDLLAGANTGSGKTATFVLPILQKIHQAQQTAKKDKGNFVSALVLVPTRELAKQVADSVKSYAVYFNGAIKSTAVFGGVSANTQMLSLRGGTDVLVATPGRLLDLISSNAIKLDNVDTLVLDEADRMLSLGFTEELAALLALMPHKKQTLLFSATFPEEVRTLTDSLLTTPVEIQLQSADASTLVQRVFAVNREKKTALLAELIKQNQWRQALIFVNAKNSCKHLAEKLSKRGITAEVFHGDKGQGARNRVLDGFKVGDIEVLIATDIAARGLDIEKLPVVINFDLPRSPADYMHRIGRSGRAGEVGLAISLIAHADFHHFSVIEKKNKIRLERETFVGFEPDEEAPEDEDVTKPMAKPAGTGKKKKKNKVPVNVDIWHSAAKDKQ; this comes from the coding sequence ATGACATCAGCTAATCATTCTCCTGAAGCTTCACACAACAGTGCAGCCAACTTTGCCGAACTTGGCCTAATTGCACCCATTACCAATCGTCTAAAGGAAATGGAATATAAAACGCCAACACCGATCCAGGCGCAAGCTATTCCAAGTGTGATTGCAGGAAAAGATTTATTAGCGGGTGCCAACACTGGCTCAGGTAAAACGGCCACATTTGTATTACCCATTCTGCAAAAAATTCATCAAGCACAACAAACGGCGAAAAAAGACAAAGGCAACTTTGTTTCTGCATTAGTACTAGTTCCTACTCGTGAGCTTGCTAAGCAAGTCGCTGATAGCGTTAAATCTTATGCTGTGTATTTTAATGGTGCTATTAAATCAACCGCAGTTTTTGGTGGCGTATCAGCCAATACTCAAATGCTGTCATTGCGTGGCGGCACTGATGTATTAGTTGCAACACCAGGGCGATTGCTAGATTTGATTTCTAGTAATGCTATCAAGCTCGATAACGTTGATACCTTAGTGCTTGATGAAGCAGATAGAATGCTGAGTCTAGGCTTTACTGAAGAGTTAGCCGCTCTGTTAGCCTTAATGCCTCATAAAAAACAAACGTTATTGTTTTCGGCAACGTTCCCTGAAGAAGTGCGCACCCTTACAGATAGCTTGCTCACCACGCCAGTAGAAATTCAATTACAAAGCGCCGACGCAAGCACGTTAGTTCAGCGTGTTTTTGCCGTAAACCGTGAAAAGAAAACCGCATTACTGGCAGAATTGATTAAACAAAATCAATGGCGCCAAGCACTGATTTTCGTCAATGCTAAAAACAGTTGTAAACACTTAGCTGAAAAACTCTCTAAGCGGGGGATTACAGCAGAAGTGTTCCACGGGGATAAAGGCCAAGGTGCACGTAATCGAGTTCTTGATGGGTTTAAAGTGGGCGATATTGAAGTGTTAATTGCCACCGATATTGCCGCTCGTGGACTCGATATCGAAAAACTTCCAGTGGTCATTAATTTTGATTTACCTCGAAGCCCTGCTGATTACATGCATCGCATTGGTCGAAGTGGTCGTGCAGGTGAAGTCGGCTTGGCCATTTCGTTAATTGCACACGCTGACTTCCATCACTTTAGTGTGATTGAAAAGAAAAACAAAATTCGTTTAGAACGTGAAACCTTTGTTGGATTTGAACCTGACGAAGAGGCGCCTGAAGATGAAGACGTTACTAAGCCTATGGCAAAACCTGCAGGAACAGGCAAAAAGAAGAAAAAAAACAAAGTACCAGTGAATGTTGATATTTGGCATTCAGCTGCAAAAGATAAACAATAA
- a CDS encoding methylated-DNA--[protein]-cysteine S-methyltransferase: protein MKINMLPPLHQSIFKSPVGDLKLQASVAGLTHLQVIDKDSSAANYSFSSEIKAATGADISQAKQWIEQAIHELEEYFSGQRVHFDVPLAAKGTEFQQQVWQALVDLPFGKVCSYGDIANKIERPRAVRAVGAANGANPIAIIVPCHRVIGKNGTLTGYAYGLEMKQFLLNLESR from the coding sequence ATGAAAATTAATATGTTACCCCCTTTGCATCAATCTATTTTTAAAAGTCCTGTTGGCGATTTAAAGCTGCAAGCTTCAGTGGCAGGTTTAACGCATTTGCAAGTGATTGATAAAGACTCATCTGCCGCAAATTATTCATTTTCCTCTGAAATAAAAGCAGCGACTGGCGCAGACATTAGCCAAGCTAAACAATGGATTGAACAAGCTATTCACGAGCTCGAAGAGTATTTTTCAGGCCAAAGAGTTCACTTTGATGTGCCACTTGCTGCCAAGGGGACAGAGTTTCAACAACAGGTTTGGCAAGCGCTAGTTGATTTACCATTTGGCAAAGTCTGCAGTTATGGTGATATTGCCAATAAAATTGAGCGCCCTAGAGCGGTGCGTGCTGTTGGCGCTGCAAATGGGGCCAACCCAATAGCTATTATCGTGCCTTGTCATCGAGTTATCGGTAAGAATGGTACCTTAACTGGTTATGCTTATGGACTTGAGATGAAACAATTTTTATTAAATCTTGAAAGTCGTTAG
- a CDS encoding DNA-3-methyladenine glycosylase 2 family protein, translating into MTSTHNQPHPDNELEPVLEPSIACYLPNDVCRQARLSRDARFDGRFFIGVKTTGIYCRSICPASPPKEQNVVYFDSAIKASQAGLRPCLRCRPDSAPESNAWQGSSTSLQRAISLIEGGSLSGENAQSLTELSARLGISSRYLSRLFNQQLGTSPKKYALYRQLMFAKQLLHQTSLSITDVAMAAGFNSIRRFNEVFKSQLLLTPTQLRKTQKVNKSAETNSQGIKLLLDYRPPYSWQDIWSFYQLRAVDGMEWLNETTYAYGRSFAFSFNEQTVTGVYEVVPVKGKNQLALTVEFEQTEHIRYLHQTVRFIRQRLDLDADMDVIEQSFEPLQNLGMKVKQGLRIPGTASVFEAGCRAVLGQQVSVIQASKLLNILVKNYGAVKRVGGRDVQFFPSAESIAAASLDEFKMPESRKRALNGLGDFVAKNPFACPSKWIDIKGIGPWTIAYAQMRGESNPDVFLGGDLVIKNRIKALLLALSDLPDNNPFAIANKAEFTPRLYQTFVNNLAKQVSPWGSYLTFQLWSQNEN; encoded by the coding sequence ATGACTAGTACACACAACCAGCCACATCCAGATAACGAGCTCGAACCGGTGCTAGAACCTTCAATTGCATGTTATTTGCCGAATGATGTTTGCAGACAGGCGAGGTTAAGTCGTGACGCACGCTTTGATGGTCGCTTTTTCATTGGCGTAAAAACGACAGGAATTTATTGCCGTTCGATTTGTCCTGCTTCTCCTCCTAAAGAGCAAAATGTGGTGTATTTCGATTCGGCGATAAAGGCTTCTCAAGCTGGGCTGAGGCCTTGTTTACGCTGCCGACCTGACAGTGCTCCAGAATCTAATGCATGGCAGGGTTCAAGCACTAGTTTGCAGCGAGCTATTTCGTTAATCGAAGGTGGCAGCCTTTCTGGTGAGAATGCGCAGTCTTTAACGGAATTATCAGCAAGATTAGGGATAAGCTCCCGTTATTTGTCACGTTTATTTAATCAACAACTCGGGACTTCACCTAAAAAATATGCCTTATACAGGCAATTGATGTTTGCGAAACAATTACTACATCAAACCAGTTTATCGATAACGGACGTCGCAATGGCGGCAGGTTTCAATAGCATAAGACGCTTTAATGAGGTGTTTAAATCACAACTACTACTGACGCCAACACAGCTGCGCAAAACCCAAAAAGTAAACAAGTCTGCAGAAACCAACTCGCAAGGTATTAAGTTATTGTTGGATTATCGGCCACCGTATTCATGGCAGGATATTTGGTCGTTTTATCAATTGCGTGCAGTAGATGGTATGGAGTGGCTGAATGAAACAACTTATGCTTATGGGAGAAGTTTTGCTTTTTCATTCAATGAGCAAACAGTGACAGGTGTCTATGAAGTTGTTCCTGTCAAAGGCAAGAATCAATTAGCGTTAACAGTTGAATTTGAACAGACTGAACATATCCGGTATTTACATCAAACCGTGCGATTTATCAGGCAGCGACTAGATTTAGACGCGGATATGGACGTGATTGAACAATCATTTGAGCCGCTGCAGAACTTAGGGATGAAGGTGAAACAAGGCTTGAGAATTCCAGGTACTGCTTCAGTATTTGAGGCGGGGTGTCGCGCAGTACTTGGCCAGCAAGTTAGTGTGATTCAAGCCAGTAAACTTCTCAATATACTCGTTAAAAATTATGGTGCCGTTAAGCGAGTTGGAGGTAGGGATGTGCAGTTTTTTCCTAGCGCTGAGTCCATCGCTGCAGCGAGTTTAGATGAATTTAAAATGCCTGAATCTCGAAAACGTGCGCTAAATGGCCTTGGTGACTTTGTTGCTAAAAATCCATTTGCTTGCCCTAGTAAATGGATAGATATAAAAGGCATAGGTCCTTGGACTATTGCTTATGCTCAAATGCGAGGAGAGAGTAACCCTGATGTGTTTTTGGGCGGAGACTTAGTGATTAAAAATCGAATTAAAGCCCTCTTGCTTGCCTTAAGTGACTTGCCTGATAACAACCCGTTTGCGATAGCAAATAAGGCTGAGTTTACCCCTAGGTTGTATCAAACATTCGTTAATAACCTCGCTAAGCAAGTTAGCCCATGGGGCAGTTATCTCACGTTTCAATTGTGGAGCCAAAATGAAAATTAA
- a CDS encoding ABC transporter ATP-binding protein has protein sequence MFKFFESLTNPLPQEEPTKAPKGVYAFCRHYTRGFEKHLIIMSMLTATLAILEVSLFGFMGKLVDWLVTKNPETLWQDEGNTLIGMSVIVLVVIPLLVWLHASIVHQTLLGNYPMAIRWQAHRYLLKQSISFYQDDFAGRIATKVMQTSLAVRETVMKLLDVLMYILIYFTSMLVMIASADVRLMLPMLLWLFAYIAIQWKLVPKLKAISAKQADARSTMTGRIVDSYTNISTVKLFSHTKQEADYAQDSMMGFLHTVYGQMRLVTIINVLVQGINYLLAFTIAAVSIWLWADDAITVGAIAIAVSLALRLNGMSQWIMWEISSLFENIGTVTDGMNTLSKPIEIEDKPDAKDICVDNGKIDFNDVSFNYGEDSGVINDLNLNIKAGEKVGLVGRSGAGKSTLVNLLMRFHDVEKGHVAIDDQKITDVTQDSLRSMIGMVTQDTSLLHRSIRENILYGDPTATEAQLEAAISQAQATDFIKDLSDPFGNTGLDAQVGERGVKLSGGQRQRIAIARVLLKNAPILLLDEATSALDSEVEAAIQESLYELMQGKTVIAIAHRLSTIAAMDRLIVLDKGKIVEQGTHQELIKSGGIYAQLWAHQTGGFLGID, from the coding sequence ATGTTTAAATTTTTTGAATCTTTAACGAACCCTTTGCCTCAAGAAGAGCCCACTAAGGCACCTAAAGGCGTGTACGCGTTTTGTCGCCATTACACCCGAGGGTTTGAAAAACACCTGATTATTATGTCGATGTTGACTGCCACACTCGCCATTTTAGAAGTCTCGCTATTCGGGTTTATGGGTAAGTTAGTCGACTGGTTAGTCACTAAAAACCCTGAAACCCTATGGCAAGATGAAGGTAACACGTTAATTGGCATGTCTGTCATTGTGCTGGTAGTGATCCCGCTACTCGTATGGTTACACGCCTCTATCGTGCATCAAACTCTATTAGGCAATTATCCGATGGCAATACGCTGGCAAGCACATCGATATCTGCTTAAGCAAAGTATTTCATTTTACCAAGATGACTTTGCAGGTCGTATTGCCACTAAAGTCATGCAAACTTCTCTCGCAGTTCGTGAAACAGTGATGAAATTACTTGATGTATTGATGTACATCTTGATTTATTTCACCTCTATGCTGGTTATGATAGCCAGTGCTGATGTCCGTCTAATGTTGCCTATGCTTTTATGGTTATTTGCTTACATCGCCATCCAATGGAAGTTAGTACCAAAATTAAAAGCAATTTCAGCCAAGCAAGCTGATGCTCGCTCGACAATGACTGGCCGTATTGTTGACAGCTATACCAACATTTCGACTGTAAAATTATTCTCTCATACGAAACAAGAAGCCGATTATGCTCAAGACAGTATGATGGGCTTTTTGCACACCGTTTATGGTCAAATGCGCCTTGTCACGATTATTAATGTGCTGGTGCAAGGGATTAATTACTTACTGGCGTTTACCATTGCTGCTGTTTCGATTTGGCTTTGGGCTGATGATGCTATTACCGTTGGTGCTATCGCTATTGCGGTAAGTTTAGCATTACGGTTAAACGGGATGTCACAGTGGATCATGTGGGAAATCAGCTCACTTTTTGAAAACATCGGTACTGTCACTGACGGAATGAACACCTTATCTAAGCCTATTGAAATTGAAGATAAGCCTGATGCCAAAGATATTTGTGTCGACAACGGCAAAATTGACTTCAATGATGTTAGCTTTAACTATGGTGAAGACTCTGGGGTGATTAACGATTTAAATCTCAATATCAAAGCGGGTGAAAAAGTCGGCTTAGTTGGCCGTTCTGGTGCCGGTAAGTCAACATTAGTTAACTTACTCATGCGATTTCATGATGTCGAAAAAGGCCATGTTGCCATCGATGACCAAAAAATTACTGATGTTACCCAAGACTCATTACGTTCAATGATAGGGATGGTCACTCAAGACACCTCTTTACTCCATCGTTCGATTAGGGAAAATATACTCTACGGCGATCCAACTGCAACTGAAGCACAGCTAGAAGCTGCGATTTCGCAAGCACAGGCTACTGACTTTATTAAGGATTTATCAGATCCATTTGGTAATACCGGCTTAGATGCACAAGTGGGTGAGCGTGGTGTGAAATTGTCTGGTGGTCAGCGTCAACGTATCGCTATAGCCCGTGTTCTACTTAAAAATGCGCCGATCCTTTTACTTGATGAAGCGACATCGGCATTAGATTCAGAGGTTGAAGCTGCGATTCAAGAAAGTTTGTATGAGTTGATGCAAGGTAAAACGGTAATTGCTATTGCTCATCGCTTATCAACTATCGCTGCAATGGACAGATTGATCGTATTAGACAAAGGCAAAATAGTTGAGCAAGGTACGCATCAAGAATTAATTAAATCGGGTGGGATCTACGCACAGCTTTGGGCACATCAAACAGGTGGGTTCTTAGGGATCGATTAA
- the gltX gene encoding glutamate--tRNA ligase: protein MTTKTRFAPSPTGFLHVGGARTALYSWLYARANQGEFVLRVEDTDIERSTPEACAAILEGMEWLGLTWDEGPYYQTKRFDRYNEIITQMLEEGTAYKCYCSRERIEAMREEQAANGESQKYDGHCRDLEPRDTDEPFVIRFKNPTEGSVVFDDHVRGRIEFANDTLDDLIIARTEGTPTYNFCVVVDDWDMGITCVVRGEDHINNTPRQINILKALGAPVPEYAHVSMILGDDGAKLSKRHGAVGVMQYRDDGYLPEALLNYLVRLGWSHGDQEVFSMEEMISLFKLDDINKAASAFNTEKLNWLNQHYIKELAPEYVATHLQWHMDDQKINTANGPALAEVVTALSERAKTLKELAASSRYFYEDFDAFDENAAKKHLRGVAMEPLKLIQQKISALPEWTVEAIHQAIEDTAAELEVGMGKVGMPLRVAVTGAGMSPAVDLTLFLVGKARCEQRISKAIEFVADRINS, encoded by the coding sequence ATGACAACTAAGACGCGTTTTGCTCCTAGCCCAACAGGCTTTTTACATGTAGGTGGTGCTCGAACAGCACTTTATTCTTGGCTTTATGCCCGCGCAAACCAAGGCGAGTTTGTTTTACGTGTAGAAGATACTGATATTGAACGTTCAACACCTGAAGCATGTGCAGCCATTCTTGAAGGAATGGAATGGTTAGGACTAACTTGGGATGAAGGTCCATATTACCAAACTAAACGTTTCGATCGTTATAACGAAATCATTACGCAGATGCTAGAAGAAGGTACTGCTTATAAGTGCTATTGTTCCCGTGAGCGTATTGAAGCAATGCGTGAAGAACAAGCTGCGAATGGTGAGTCACAAAAATATGATGGTCACTGTCGTGATCTTGAGCCTCGTGATACTGATGAACCATTTGTCATCCGTTTTAAGAACCCGACAGAAGGCAGTGTGGTATTTGATGATCATGTACGTGGTCGTATCGAATTTGCTAATGACACTTTAGATGACTTAATTATCGCCCGTACAGAAGGTACGCCGACTTATAACTTCTGTGTAGTTGTAGATGATTGGGATATGGGTATCACTTGCGTTGTACGTGGTGAAGACCACATCAACAACACCCCTCGTCAAATTAACATCCTTAAAGCATTAGGTGCACCAGTACCTGAATATGCTCATGTATCGATGATTTTAGGTGATGACGGTGCAAAATTGTCAAAACGTCATGGTGCTGTTGGTGTAATGCAATATCGTGATGATGGTTACTTACCAGAAGCACTCCTTAACTATCTTGTACGTTTAGGTTGGTCACATGGCGACCAAGAAGTGTTTTCGATGGAAGAAATGATTTCGCTATTCAAACTAGACGATATCAATAAAGCCGCTTCTGCCTTTAATACTGAAAAGCTAAATTGGTTAAACCAACATTATATTAAAGAGCTTGCTCCAGAATATGTTGCAACACATCTTCAATGGCATATGGATGATCAAAAGATTAATACAGCAAATGGCCCAGCATTAGCTGAAGTTGTTACTGCATTATCTGAAAGAGCAAAAACCTTGAAAGAGTTAGCAGCTTCTAGCCGCTACTTTTACGAAGACTTCGACGCTTTTGACGAAAATGCCGCTAAAAAGCATTTACGTGGCGTAGCCATGGAGCCGTTAAAGCTAATTCAGCAAAAAATTTCTGCACTTCCAGAATGGACTGTTGAAGCAATACATCAAGCAATTGAAGATACTGCTGCAGAACTTGAAGTGGGAATGGGTAAAGTCGGAATGCCTTTACGTGTAGCCGTTACAGGCGCTGGTATGTCACCTGCTGTAGATTTAACCTTATTTTTAGTTGGAAAGGCTCGTTGCGAACAAAGAATATCCAAAGCGATTGAATTTGTAGCAGATAGAATAAATTCTTAA
- a CDS encoding MFS transporter: MPDLLAKEATENQSGGEQRLIWALCLASIVVYINLYAVQGMLPLIAEHFNVSGAKATLILSVTSFSLAFSLLIYAVISDRVGRLAPIMVSLWMLVASNLLLIFARDFDALLLVRLLQGVLLAAVPAIAMAYFKEQLPAGFLLKAAGIYIMANSLGGIGGRLMGGLLSQYFTWEQAMMVNFSVTLIGISIVTYLLPRREIKCAVTQYSTSVINKIKHDIGGFIYHLTDPQMRLVYAIGGLAFMMMVNQFSFIQLYLMADPYNFSRFAATLIFLCYLSGTLTSYLSAKWVVKFGAQRLFKGALVVMLLGTLLTLMDNLLCITIGFLLTASGFFLTHSCCNSFVAIRASTHRAKATSLYLCSYYLGASLGGPYLMIFWHQSEWQGVVIGSVGLLSLLLVAILRLTHHQSKAVEQELNTQT, translated from the coding sequence GTGCCTGATTTACTTGCCAAAGAAGCCACTGAAAACCAATCTGGTGGCGAACAAAGATTAATTTGGGCATTGTGTCTTGCATCTATCGTTGTTTATATCAATTTATATGCAGTACAAGGCATGCTGCCTTTAATTGCTGAGCATTTTAATGTCAGTGGTGCTAAAGCAACATTGATCTTGTCTGTTACCAGTTTTTCGCTGGCTTTTTCGTTACTTATTTATGCGGTAATTTCAGACCGAGTAGGCCGTTTAGCGCCAATTATGGTCAGCTTATGGATGTTAGTCGCTTCCAATCTATTACTTATTTTTGCTCGAGACTTTGATGCTTTATTATTGGTTAGGCTATTGCAGGGGGTATTACTCGCAGCAGTACCTGCCATTGCAATGGCATATTTTAAAGAGCAATTACCAGCAGGTTTTTTATTAAAAGCGGCTGGTATTTACATTATGGCAAATAGTTTAGGCGGCATTGGTGGCAGGTTAATGGGAGGGCTTTTGTCTCAATACTTTACCTGGGAACAAGCCATGATGGTGAATTTTTCGGTTACTTTGATTGGGATTTCTATAGTCACATATTTGCTACCAAGAAGAGAAATAAAGTGCGCGGTAACCCAATACTCAACGAGCGTCATTAATAAAATAAAGCACGATATCGGTGGTTTTATTTATCATTTGACAGATCCCCAGATGCGGCTTGTATATGCCATCGGTGGACTTGCTTTTATGATGATGGTGAATCAGTTCAGCTTTATTCAATTATACTTGATGGCCGACCCATACAATTTTAGCCGTTTTGCGGCGACTTTAATTTTTCTTTGCTATTTAAGTGGAACTTTAACGTCTTATTTATCTGCCAAGTGGGTGGTTAAATTTGGCGCTCAACGATTATTCAAAGGCGCATTGGTTGTGATGCTGCTTGGCACGTTATTGACCTTAATGGATAATCTACTTTGCATTACAATTGGTTTTTTACTGACTGCGAGTGGTTTTTTCTTAACTCATAGTTGTTGTAATTCGTTTGTGGCGATAAGAGCATCGACTCATAGAGCTAAGGCGACTTCCCTATACCTTTGCAGTTATTATCTAGGAGCGTCCCTTGGAGGCCCTTATTTGATGATATTTTGGCATCAATCAGAGTGGCAAGGTGTTGTTATTGGTTCGGTAGGGTTATTGTCTCTGTTATTAGTGGCTATTTTAAGGTTGACGCATCATCAATCTAAGGCAGTTGAACAAGAGCTTAATACGCAAACATAG
- a CDS encoding YbaY family lipoprotein has translation MKFGVKAAMFALMTFMMTACVTVTPDEPVIINGYAGYLEKIVLPQNCKINIAIIGLNTPGLIISQKTFDIARAPVPFKFTLPADSIDEDIEYGVVAMILYQDRPIFQTYEKFPVINNDKFTTEVIMKKVER, from the coding sequence ATGAAGTTCGGTGTAAAAGCAGCAATGTTTGCGTTGATGACATTTATGATGACTGCGTGTGTAACCGTTACCCCAGATGAGCCGGTTATTATTAATGGCTATGCGGGTTACCTTGAGAAAATTGTATTGCCTCAAAACTGTAAAATTAACATTGCGATTATTGGTCTTAATACCCCAGGTTTAATTATCTCGCAAAAAACGTTCGATATTGCCAGAGCACCAGTACCGTTTAAGTTTACGTTACCTGCGGACAGTATTGATGAAGATATTGAGTATGGGGTTGTTGCGATGATTCTGTATCAAGATAGACCTATTTTTCAAACCTATGAGAAATTTCCGGTTATCAATAATGATAAGTTCACCACTGAAGTTATTATGAAAAAGGTAGAGCGCTAA